The following nucleotide sequence is from Nitrospirota bacterium.
GTATGCCGGCCAATGTACACATATTGTTCAATTTTCTCACCTGGATACTGCCACGATAGTTTACAACGCTTTTTACCCGATTCATAATAAGGACACATTGCGGTCTCCTCCTTTAACGTTGATGTAAGTAACGGCTTTTTCACAACAAAGCTGCTTACGCCCCCTCTTTACATCATGCTACTATTATTTTAACAAATTGATTGTTACAATTGTATTAAGATTTTTTTAGAGTTTTATATTGTTATGAATTTGTGTATGTTGACAGCCAGCAACGCTGTGTGTTAAATTGGATGGGAGCACTACAGCGAGGCCGAAGTGGTGGAATTGGCAGACACGCAAGGTTCAGGGTCTTGTGGGGGCAACTCCGTGGGGGTTCGAGTCCCCCCTTCGGCATATCTTAACACATCAGTTTTTCAGTGAGACGTGCTAACCTCCTCGTTTTACCTTGCTATAAGACTTTGATTCTTGTCTGTCCTAAAAAACGATACCGCACTTTGAAGTTGTTCGGATTGAGAGGAGAGTTCCCCGGCAGTAGAAGCCATCTGTTCTGCAACAGATGCGTTTTGCTGTATTACCTGATCGAGCTGTTGTATCGCCTTGTTTATTTGTTCGATGCCGGTGCTCTGTTCGTTGTTTGCTGAGCTTATCTCTTGTACTAGTTCTGCGGTCTTTTTAATGTCTGGTACTAATTTTGCGAGCATAGCACCGGCTGCTTCGGCTATATTTACACTAGAGGTAGACAGATTGCTGATTTCTCCTGCCGCCTTCTGGCTGCGTTCGGCCAGTTTCCTCACTTCGGAGGCAACCACGGCAAACCCCTTGCCGTGTTCGCCAGCTCGAGCCGCCTCTATGGCAGCATTGAGGGCAAGGAGGTTCGTTTGTCTGGAAATCTCCTCGATAATCGATATCTTGCTGGCTATCTGCTTCATAGCATTGACTGCCTCGGCCACGGCATTACCGCTTCCCTGAGCATCGAGAGACGACCTGACGGCTATTTTTTCGGTTTCATGGGAGTTTCCGGCATTTTGCTTTACGTTTGACGACATCTCCTCCATAGAGGACGATACCTCCTCCACCGACGCTGCTTGATCCGTAGCGCCCTGAGACATATCCTTTGTGCTTTCGCTTATTGTATGGCTTGCCGCGGCTACGCTGTCCGAGGCGGTCTTCACCTCCGATACAATCTGTCTCAATTTATTTGACATCTCATTTAAGGACAACGAAAGCTGTCCGATTTCGTCCTTCTGTTCTATATGAATCTCCGTGGTGAGATCTCCATTTGCGATAT
It contains:
- a CDS encoding HAMP domain-containing protein — protein: MLMRGHNPAKFGDNKSGTPLFKNALNEKKLSFGLEVSTTTKLLSLDSIYPLFDKNIFVGLVKAGTYPNQQTLMEIKKVLGVDIAVIVTNVHEDIDEKIKEKYNIKPLFVPEKAALIFGSTIDDKVIAKHLDTFNKSGLTKLQANNTEYYARKTDFIFNGEKMENLNLIIASDAVDLIRTNRTVVKIAVIIGVIILLFAMFISLYFSNTILKPLLKGIEFAKNIANGDLTTEIHIEQKDEIGQLSLSLNEMSNKLRQIVSEVKTASDSVAAASHTISESTKDMSQGATDQAASVEEVSSSMEEMSSNVKQNAGNSHETEKIAVRSSLDAQGSGNAVAEAVNAMKQIASKISIIEEISRQTNLLALNAAIEAARAGEHGKGFAVVASEVRKLAERSQKAAGEISNLSTSSVNIAEAAGAMLAKLVPDIKKTAELVQEISSANNEQSTGIEQINKAIQQLDQVIQQNASVAEQMASTAGELSSQSEQLQSAVSFFRTDKNQSLIAR